One stretch of Clostridium sp. Marseille-P299 DNA includes these proteins:
- a CDS encoding rubredoxin-like domain-containing protein: protein MKLFRCTVCGYIYEGENAPDACPKCGVGPDKFEEMNKEDADKVYRSDKSNSIHMQIIALAEEIAALSEAGIEDNLDPYCVGVFTKAKNEAWTIKQRSKAELAGHMSKGKW from the coding sequence ATGAAATTATTTAGATGTACAGTTTGTGGTTATATTTATGAAGGAGAAAATGCTCCTGATGCTTGTCCAAAATGTGGCGTAGGCCCTGACAAATTTGAAGAAATGAATAAAGAGGATGCAGATAAGGTTTATCGTTCAGATAAATCCAACTCAATCCATATGCAAATAATCGCTTTAGCAGAAGAAATTGCTGCACTTAGCGAAGCAGGAATTGAAGATAACTTAGATCCATATTGTGTAGGTGTATTTACAAAAGCTAAGAATGAAGCTTGGACAATTAAACAAAGATCTAAGGCAGAACTTGCTGGTCATATGAGCAAAGGTAAATGGTAA
- a CDS encoding metallophosphoesterase family protein — protein sequence MRFIHIADIHLGATPDSKYPWGKLRQKEIYDTFQKVIKDCNEMKVELLLIAGDLFHKQPLIRELKELNYMFEQLENTSVVLIAGNHDYIGARSNYINFPWCDHVFMLEDESVDSIYLEDINTEVYGFSYHTRDILKSKVDHISPGVEERINILLTHGGDERNQPFDKKLLLKSGFDYIALGHIHKPEQFSDRMFYPGSLEPLDKNELGEHGYILGEITKTEENMHTLNSNSNIKTKFVKAAIREYVKLEVEVTPDMTNGGLVDEIRGLIQLHGDTNIYRFVLNGKRDEDIIFDSNALIALGNVIEIEDKTLPDYNFIQLRDDNINNIIGLYIDRILNQNVDEKLKEKALYLGIEALLKARE from the coding sequence ATGAGATTTATTCATATTGCAGATATTCATCTAGGGGCTACTCCAGATAGTAAGTATCCTTGGGGCAAATTACGTCAAAAAGAAATCTATGATACCTTTCAAAAGGTAATAAAAGATTGTAATGAAATGAAGGTTGAGCTGTTGCTAATAGCAGGTGACTTATTTCATAAGCAACCATTAATCCGAGAATTAAAAGAATTGAACTATATGTTTGAACAATTAGAAAATACAAGCGTAGTATTGATCGCAGGGAATCATGATTATATAGGAGCAAGGTCCAATTATATAAACTTTCCATGGTGTGATCACGTTTTTATGTTAGAAGATGAGTCGGTAGATAGTATTTACTTAGAAGATATTAATACGGAAGTCTATGGATTTAGTTATCATACTAGAGATATTTTAAAATCAAAGGTGGATCATATTTCTCCTGGAGTGGAAGAGCGAATCAATATTTTATTAACTCATGGTGGGGATGAGAGAAATCAGCCCTTTGATAAGAAGTTACTTTTAAAATCTGGATTTGATTACATTGCATTAGGACATATACATAAGCCAGAACAGTTTTCGGATCGAATGTTTTATCCTGGCTCTTTAGAGCCTTTGGATAAAAATGAACTTGGTGAGCATGGCTATATTTTAGGTGAAATCACAAAGACAGAAGAAAATATGCACACACTAAATTCAAATTCTAATATAAAGACCAAGTTTGTGAAAGCTGCGATTAGGGAGTATGTAAAATTAGAAGTTGAAGTGACACCGGATATGACAAACGGTGGCTTAGTAGATGAAATTCGTGGTTTAATTCAGCTTCACGGCGATACCAACATCTATCGTTTTGTATTGAATGGAAAGCGTGATGAGGACATTATATTCGATTCTAATGCGTTGATAGCACTTGGAAATGTTATAGAAATTGAAGACAAAACCCTTCCGGATTATAATTTTATACAACTACGTGACGATAATATAAATAATATCATTGGACTATATATTGATCGAATATTAAATCAGAATGTGGATGAGAAGTTAAAAGAAAAGGCTCTGTATTTAGGGATTGAGGCATTATTAAAAGCAAGAGAATAG
- a CDS encoding MerR family transcriptional regulator encodes MSKNTKEYLTTGEFAKICGVPKHLLFHYDQIGLFQPELIKENGYRYYSFRQYDTFSIISALKRLGMPLKEIKEYMDDRNPTDLVDLLEQKTNEVEQEINKLEQIKREINALKHLTTKALSVEYNQIIPVYQKEVKALRSSIKDKDSDNSYSNFIVELIEFRKNSNATMIDFLGASLTLDNIREKRFNSFSFLYTKTDNPDRVGTTLVRKEGWYLQVYYKGSYSNISNMYAKIIEYADKNGIKLGDNAYEEYLIFEIGTINRDDYVTLILVEIDGEPKIES; translated from the coding sequence ATGTCTAAGAATACAAAAGAATATTTAACAACAGGAGAGTTTGCAAAAATCTGTGGCGTTCCCAAACACCTCTTGTTTCATTATGATCAAATAGGGCTTTTTCAACCGGAACTTATCAAAGAAAACGGATATCGCTATTATTCTTTCCGTCAATATGATACCTTTTCAATTATATCCGCTTTAAAAAGATTAGGAATGCCCTTAAAAGAAATAAAAGAATACATGGATGATAGAAATCCAACGGACCTGGTTGATTTACTAGAGCAGAAAACAAACGAAGTTGAACAAGAAATTAATAAGTTAGAACAAATCAAACGTGAAATAAATGCTTTAAAACATTTAACTACAAAGGCTTTATCCGTGGAATATAATCAAATTATACCCGTCTATCAAAAAGAAGTTAAGGCTCTTCGTAGTTCAATCAAGGATAAGGACAGTGATAATTCATACTCTAATTTTATCGTTGAATTAATTGAGTTTCGTAAAAATAGTAACGCAACGATGATTGACTTTTTAGGGGCATCCCTTACCCTTGATAACATTCGAGAAAAAAGATTCAATAGCTTTTCCTTTTTGTATACAAAAACAGATAATCCAGATAGGGTAGGCACAACATTAGTGCGAAAAGAAGGTTGGTATCTTCAGGTCTATTATAAAGGAAGTTATAGTAATATTAGTAATATGTATGCCAAAATTATTGAGTATGCAGATAAAAATGGTATTAAACTTGGTGATAATGCTTACGAAGAGTATTTGATTTTTGAAATAGGGACAATAAATCGGGATGACTATGTCACTTTGATCTTAGTTGAAATTGATGGTGAACCAAAAATTGAATCTTGA
- a CDS encoding ATP-binding protein: MYIKKLTLSHFGKFHKKEIECKPGINIIYGENEAGKSTIHSFIRGMLFGIEKARGRAGKDDLYIKYQPLDTPGSYEGSMEFRYKEEDYLIYRRFYQKEKYTQLINLTLGKEIKNDEGRLISLFPELTESAYRNTVSIEQLRARTDAELASEVRNYIANLTTSKASEVDVNKAMNSLLEKKKGIDTKETLELIEKAMEEIEEGFECERAIKEASSSLSELLNQKKKIEQSYLLQMKNLQPFIEKGNNLPVIKQKYKWWLELQEESKQLIEKINTITQQLQFSNNSKVSKALEEDIRILEELIHEQNVLKGKQESEYPKRLDIKLKSRKIKLFATVSMLLGIILCLLPIGSEVIRIALGLGILIVSFVFLILSGKKLTYTDETLLKEEEAFQLNMEFLEKKKREIFVKYRCDDIAILREYQKQISKEEIRNEHLEEQLTEYKETLRSKQSKLESLFDDIVFFTNEFYSCDGVSAEIMQQLEEEIKSKNQLMKEIKQEFESEKVSVAIQIDRLENLIMQYQEKESALVDKQREYEELLHLKEEQEFSLEAIRLTMDTIKELSVQIHDSFGISLSKKVSENLYTITSGKYKEVLVDENLNIKILHEQQYIPLEKLSIGAMEQVYFALRMAIGDLLFEGDSMPLVLDDSFAYYDDNRLKAVLQVLASMKDRQIFIFTCHNREQRYLNEAGVPFNYTKL; encoded by the coding sequence TTGTACATAAAAAAGTTAACACTTAGTCATTTCGGAAAATTTCATAAAAAAGAAATTGAATGCAAGCCTGGTATCAACATTATTTATGGTGAAAATGAGGCTGGTAAATCAACGATCCATTCTTTTATTCGGGGAATGTTATTTGGCATAGAAAAAGCAAGGGGTAGAGCGGGAAAAGATGATCTATATATAAAGTACCAGCCTCTTGATACGCCAGGTTCTTATGAAGGAAGTATGGAATTTAGATACAAAGAGGAAGATTATTTAATCTATAGACGCTTTTATCAAAAAGAAAAGTACACCCAATTAATTAATTTGACCTTAGGTAAGGAAATTAAGAATGATGAGGGAAGGCTTATCTCTCTTTTTCCAGAACTAACAGAAAGCGCATATAGAAATACCGTTAGTATAGAACAATTACGTGCTAGAACTGATGCAGAACTTGCAAGTGAAGTAAGAAATTATATTGCCAATTTAACAACATCAAAGGCCAGTGAAGTTGATGTAAATAAGGCAATGAATAGCTTGTTAGAAAAGAAAAAGGGAATTGATACAAAGGAAACCTTAGAGCTTATTGAAAAAGCTATGGAAGAAATTGAAGAGGGTTTTGAATGCGAACGTGCAATAAAGGAAGCCAGCAGCTCCTTATCAGAACTTTTAAATCAGAAAAAAAAGATAGAGCAGTCCTATCTATTGCAAATGAAAAACTTACAACCATTCATAGAAAAGGGCAACAATCTTCCTGTAATTAAGCAAAAGTATAAATGGTGGTTAGAGTTACAAGAGGAGAGTAAACAATTAATTGAAAAAATTAATACGATTACGCAACAATTACAATTCAGTAATAATTCCAAAGTTTCTAAAGCTTTAGAGGAAGATATCAGAATCCTAGAGGAACTGATTCATGAACAAAATGTACTTAAGGGAAAGCAGGAAAGTGAGTATCCAAAGCGTTTGGATATAAAATTAAAGAGTAGAAAAATCAAACTCTTTGCAACAGTTTCTATGCTACTAGGCATTATTTTATGTTTATTACCTATAGGTAGCGAAGTGATACGAATAGCATTAGGCTTAGGAATTTTGATAGTATCCTTTGTATTTCTTATTTTAAGTGGAAAGAAGTTAACTTACACTGATGAAACCCTTTTAAAAGAGGAAGAAGCATTTCAACTAAATATGGAATTTCTCGAGAAAAAGAAAAGAGAAATCTTTGTAAAATATCGCTGTGATGATATTGCTATACTTAGAGAATATCAGAAACAGATATCGAAAGAGGAAATAAGAAATGAGCACTTGGAAGAACAATTGACTGAGTATAAAGAAACCTTACGGTCTAAGCAAAGTAAGTTAGAAAGCTTATTCGATGATATAGTATTTTTTACAAATGAATTTTATTCTTGCGATGGTGTATCGGCAGAAATAATGCAACAACTTGAGGAAGAAATTAAAAGTAAGAACCAACTTATGAAAGAGATAAAACAAGAGTTTGAATCTGAAAAAGTGAGTGTAGCGATACAGATAGATCGTTTAGAAAATTTAATCATGCAATATCAAGAAAAGGAAAGTGCTTTAGTTGATAAACAAAGAGAGTATGAAGAATTACTACATTTGAAAGAAGAGCAGGAATTTTCATTAGAAGCAATTCGATTAACTATGGATACCATTAAGGAACTTTCAGTCCAGATTCATGATAGCTTTGGCATAAGTCTTAGTAAGAAAGTTTCTGAGAATCTTTATACAATAACCAGTGGAAAGTATAAAGAGGTTCTTGTAGATGAAAACTTGAATATTAAAATACTCCATGAACAGCAATACATTCCACTAGAAAAATTAAGTATAGGTGCGATGGAACAGGTATACTTTGCACTTCGTATGGCAATTGGGGATTTATTATTTGAAGGAGATTCAATGCCATTGGTTTTGGATGATAGCTTTGCTTATTACGATGATAATCGGTTAAAAGCTGTATTACAAGTACTTGCGTCTATGAAGGATCGACAGATCTTTATATTTACTTGTCATAATAGAGAGCAAAGATATTTAAATGAGGCTGGTGTGCCATTTAATTATACGAAGTTATAG
- a CDS encoding HD-GYP domain-containing protein → MAVLNVPLQHLLPGMIVAEDVYNKSQQKILSKNTIVSQKTVIKLSIYGVKEIIVYIPQSLADKIEDDVETPTNMLKETLEYKKFKKYYLEIIEDLKTLFSSLLHQQFTILPIFQLLPKIETLYKDCGNSMRTFDMLHCMREYDDLIYVHSLNVALMCYSFGTWLNYSQDDVRKITLAGLLHDIGKLKIPPDIISKPSKLNTVEYTIVKQHPKLGYELIKDIELDEHIKLAILMHHERCDGSGYPHGLVNSQINNIAKIISITDVYDAMTSNRVYRDPICPFDVLERIEHDGFDKYDPTYLMPFLQQVAQSYIGTSVILNNSLIGEVIMINNSNLTKPIVKVDEKFYDLSKMSYLKIKEFL, encoded by the coding sequence ATGGCTGTTTTAAATGTTCCATTACAGCACTTATTACCTGGCATGATTGTTGCAGAAGATGTGTATAACAAAAGCCAGCAAAAGATTTTATCGAAAAATACAATCGTAAGTCAGAAAACTGTAATAAAACTATCCATTTACGGCGTCAAGGAAATTATCGTCTATATACCACAATCACTTGCAGATAAGATAGAAGACGATGTAGAGACACCAACAAACATGTTAAAAGAAACTCTTGAATACAAAAAATTCAAAAAGTATTATCTTGAAATTATTGAAGACCTAAAAACGTTATTTTCTTCATTATTGCATCAACAATTTACTATTTTACCTATCTTTCAATTACTTCCCAAAATTGAAACACTATATAAAGATTGTGGTAATTCAATGCGTACCTTTGATATGTTACATTGTATGAGAGAATATGATGACCTTATCTATGTGCATTCTTTAAACGTTGCACTAATGTGTTATTCCTTTGGAACTTGGCTGAATTATTCACAAGATGATGTAAGAAAAATCACTTTAGCCGGACTTTTACATGATATCGGAAAACTAAAAATACCACCAGATATCATTTCAAAGCCCTCAAAACTTAATACTGTTGAATATACCATTGTAAAACAACATCCAAAACTTGGCTATGAACTTATTAAAGATATTGAATTAGACGAGCATATAAAATTAGCAATTTTAATGCACCATGAACGCTGTGATGGAAGTGGCTATCCACACGGACTCGTTAATTCCCAAATTAACAACATTGCTAAAATTATTTCAATTACTGACGTTTATGATGCCATGACTTCCAACCGTGTTTATCGTGATCCAATTTGTCCATTTGATGTTTTAGAGCGAATCGAACATGATGGATTTGATAAATATGACCCTACATACTTAATGCCCTTTCTACAGCAAGTCGCACAATCGTATATTGGAACTTCTGTTATACTTAATAATTCACTAATTGGTGAAGTTATTATGATAAATAATTCAAATCTCACGAAACCTATTGTGAAAGTAGATGAGAAATTTTATGATTTATCAAAGATGAGCTATTTGAAAATAAAAGAGTTCCTATAA
- a CDS encoding ABC transporter ATP-binding protein, with amino-acid sequence MKLMLKYLKRYPKLILLNVLGIFSFVAVQLGIPTIMAWMIDNGIGNSDIAYIKKMGGVMLIVSVLGGAGTILLTFASSRISTNMIRDIRNDVFIQSQKFSHTEYNKFGVSSMITRTTNDAFQLMLFSNMLFRTALLTPVMIVISVFMTIKTSVSLSLVIGGSFPFIIAGVFIIARLTNPLSVKQQKGMDRLNRISRENLTGVRVIRAFRKSEHESERFAETNEMYASNSKKLFKIMSITQPAFFFLLHVAMMAVFWISSLMIDKGTLQVGQLVAFLEYQFHALFSIMLFSMVFVMYPRAQVSAERIQALLDEEPLVQNPENGVTKTATTGTVEFDHVTFQYPDGELPIIKDVSFTARKGETVAFIGSTGSGKSTLINLIPRFYDVTSGSIKIDGVDTRDYDLKALRQKIGFIPQKAFLFKGTIEDNLKFGNPNATPEEIDHAIEVAQAKDFIMNKPDKLKEYISEGAKNVSGGQKQRISIARALIRKPEIYIFDDSFSALDFKTDAALRAALKEETKDSIMFIVAQRISTIMNADKIVVLNEGEVVGIGTHKELLKNCEVYYQIADSQLTKEELEQ; translated from the coding sequence ATGAAATTAATGTTAAAGTATTTGAAAAGATACCCCAAACTGATTTTATTAAATGTTTTAGGTATCTTTAGTTTCGTAGCTGTACAGCTCGGAATTCCTACCATTATGGCATGGATGATCGATAACGGTATTGGTAACAGCGATATCGCATATATCAAGAAAATGGGAGGGGTTATGCTGATTGTCAGCGTTCTTGGAGGTGCAGGAACTATTTTACTTACATTTGCATCATCAAGAATATCAACCAATATGATTCGTGATATCAGAAATGATGTTTTTATCCAATCACAAAAATTTTCCCATACAGAATATAATAAATTTGGTGTATCTTCCATGATTACACGAACAACAAATGATGCATTCCAGTTAATGCTATTTTCAAATATGTTGTTTAGAACTGCACTTTTAACACCAGTTATGATCGTTATTAGTGTATTTATGACAATTAAAACAAGTGTGAGTCTTTCTTTAGTTATTGGAGGAAGTTTTCCATTTATTATAGCTGGTGTGTTTATCATAGCGAGATTAACAAATCCTCTTTCTGTAAAACAACAAAAAGGTATGGACCGATTAAACAGAATTTCAAGAGAAAATTTAACAGGGGTTCGTGTTATTAGAGCCTTTCGTAAAAGTGAGCATGAATCTGAACGTTTTGCAGAGACGAATGAGATGTATGCAAGCAATTCAAAGAAATTATTTAAAATAATGTCTATTACTCAACCTGCATTTTTCTTCTTATTGCATGTTGCTATGATGGCTGTTTTTTGGATATCAAGTTTAATGATTGATAAGGGAACGTTACAAGTTGGACAATTAGTTGCATTTTTAGAGTATCAATTTCATGCGTTGTTCTCTATTATGTTATTTTCCATGGTCTTTGTAATGTATCCAAGAGCGCAGGTATCTGCAGAACGTATTCAGGCATTACTAGATGAGGAACCATTGGTTCAGAATCCTGAAAATGGTGTGACAAAAACAGCAACTACTGGTACCGTTGAATTTGATCATGTTACATTCCAATATCCAGACGGTGAACTACCAATTATAAAGGATGTGTCTTTTACAGCCCGTAAGGGAGAGACAGTAGCTTTTATCGGTAGTACAGGAAGTGGTAAGAGTACTTTAATTAACTTAATTCCTAGATTTTATGATGTAACAAGTGGTTCCATAAAAATAGATGGTGTGGATACTAGAGACTATGATTTAAAAGCTCTTCGCCAAAAAATAGGTTTTATTCCTCAAAAAGCATTTTTGTTTAAAGGGACAATTGAAGATAATCTTAAATTTGGTAATCCAAATGCGACACCAGAAGAAATTGATCATGCAATTGAAGTTGCACAAGCAAAAGATTTTATTATGAATAAACCGGATAAATTGAAAGAATACATTAGTGAAGGTGCTAAAAATGTATCTGGTGGACAAAAACAACGTATTTCCATTGCAAGAGCACTTATCCGTAAACCAGAAATTTATATCTTTGATGACAGCTTTTCTGCACTTGACTTTAAAACAGATGCCGCTTTGCGTGCTGCTTTAAAAGAAGAGACCAAGGATTCTATCATGTTTATCGTAGCTCAAAGAATTAGTACAATTATGAATGCAGATAAAATAGTTGTTTTAAATGAGGGTGAAGTTGTTGGTATTGGTACTCATAAAGAATTATTGAAAAACTGTGAAGTTTACTATCAAATTGCAGATTCACAATTAACAAAGGAGGAACTTGAGCAATGA
- a CDS encoding ABC transporter ATP-binding protein, translating to MKKLIPYIKPYLKLFIFAVLLTVGYAGFMGAAPLIEGLITTRLKDDVVDIANKVPGAAISFSYIIKILIILLVVYTGNAVCNYASQHLLTDAIQNTMRDLRNDVQKKIAKLPVSYYDKRTVGDILSIISNDIDTISNALQQSLSKILTAFLSIALAVVLMFYINPVMAIIAVLLIPSSLFVMKFIMKRSSAMFRNQQMALGNLNGYIQERYTGLTEIKLYGKQEDSIEEFKKINDNLCENGFKAQFISGLMSPLISLLTYLSIVAVTILGAMYAVSGAITVGHLQAFIRYMWQLNEPLEQVTQLSSTIQSAMAAATRVFDFLEEEEEVPEVVKPVKINDLKGNVTFEDVSFGYSKDKMLIEHLNVNVKSGQMVAIVGPTGAGKTTLINLLMRFYDVNGGAIKVDGVDIRDMKRDDLRSIFGMVLQDTWLFNGTVSENIKYGKEDATQQEIENAAKTANVDHFIKTQPDGYNMILNEESSNVSAGEKQLLTIARAFLADPAILILDEATSSVDTRLELMLQTAMKNIMKGRTSFVIAHRLSTIRNADLILVMNNGTIIEQGTHDELMAKKGFYEKLYMSQFQRQA from the coding sequence ATGAAAAAATTAATTCCATATATTAAGCCGTACCTAAAGCTTTTTATATTTGCAGTTCTTCTTACAGTTGGATACGCTGGGTTCATGGGGGCTGCACCTTTGATTGAAGGTTTAATTACGACCAGATTAAAAGATGATGTTGTTGATATTGCAAACAAAGTTCCAGGAGCAGCGATAAGTTTTTCATACATTATTAAGATTTTAATTATCTTACTCGTAGTTTATACGGGGAATGCTGTTTGTAACTATGCTTCACAACATTTGCTAACGGATGCAATACAAAACACAATGCGTGACTTAAGAAACGATGTACAAAAAAAGATCGCAAAGCTTCCAGTTAGCTATTATGATAAACGTACAGTAGGTGATATTTTAAGTATTATTTCAAATGATATTGATACAATATCAAACGCCCTACAGCAAAGTTTATCAAAAATATTAACTGCTTTCTTATCGATTGCTTTAGCAGTTGTGTTAATGTTTTATATTAATCCAGTAATGGCGATTATTGCAGTTTTATTAATCCCAAGTAGTTTATTCGTTATGAAATTTATCATGAAGCGTTCTTCTGCAATGTTTCGTAATCAACAGATGGCACTTGGTAATTTGAATGGATATATTCAAGAAAGATATACTGGTTTAACAGAAATTAAACTATATGGAAAACAAGAAGATTCCATTGAAGAGTTTAAGAAAATTAATGATAATTTATGCGAGAATGGGTTTAAGGCACAATTTATTTCAGGGCTTATGTCACCGTTAATTTCATTGCTTACGTATTTATCTATCGTTGCTGTAACGATTTTAGGTGCAATGTATGCGGTTTCAGGTGCAATTACAGTTGGACATTTACAAGCCTTTATACGTTATATGTGGCAGTTAAATGAGCCGTTGGAGCAAGTGACACAATTGTCTTCTACAATCCAATCTGCAATGGCAGCAGCTACAAGAGTGTTTGATTTCTTAGAAGAAGAGGAAGAAGTTCCTGAAGTTGTTAAGCCAGTAAAAATTAACGATTTAAAGGGAAATGTTACATTTGAAGATGTTTCCTTTGGATACAGTAAAGATAAAATGTTAATTGAACATCTTAATGTTAATGTAAAAAGTGGTCAAATGGTAGCCATTGTTGGTCCAACCGGTGCAGGTAAAACTACACTTATTAACCTGTTAATGCGTTTCTATGATGTAAACGGTGGTGCTATCAAAGTAGATGGCGTGGATATTAGGGATATGAAACGAGATGATCTTCGTTCTATCTTTGGTATGGTTTTACAAGATACTTGGTTATTTAATGGCACTGTTTCCGAAAACATTAAGTACGGAAAAGAAGATGCAACGCAGCAAGAAATAGAAAACGCAGCCAAGACAGCAAATGTAGATCATTTTATTAAAACGCAACCAGATGGCTATAATATGATTTTAAATGAAGAATCATCAAACGTTTCTGCTGGTGAGAAGCAACTTTTAACAATTGCGAGAGCTTTCCTTGCAGACCCTGCTATCTTAATTCTTGATGAGGCTACAAGTTCAGTAGATACAAGACTTGAATTGATGTTACAGACAGCTATGAAGAACATCATGAAAGGCAGAACAAGCTTTGTTATTGCCCATCGTCTTTCAACAATACGTAATGCAGATTTAATTCTTGTTATGAATAATGGAACAATTATTGAACAAGGTACTCATGATGAATTAATGGCTAAGAAAGGCTTTTATGAAAAACTTTATATGAGTCAATTTCAAAGACAAGCATAA
- a CDS encoding QueT transporter family protein, with translation MKKRNVTYVVQAAMIAAIYVVLVFAFQPISFSQIQFRIAESLTILPFFTPAAIPGVTIGCLLGNLLGGADILDIVFGTLATLIGAFGSYALRKHKFLVPLPPIIANAVIIPWVLRFAYFETAPIPFMMATVGFGQVISCGVLGLALLFALDKYKHIIFHTSSAQS, from the coding sequence ATGAAAAAAAGAAATGTAACTTATGTAGTGCAGGCAGCAATGATTGCAGCAATCTACGTTGTTTTAGTATTTGCGTTCCAGCCAATTAGCTTCTCGCAAATCCAATTCCGTATTGCAGAATCATTAACCATCCTACCTTTCTTTACACCAGCCGCAATACCAGGTGTAACAATAGGATGTTTACTTGGCAATCTACTTGGTGGAGCAGATATCCTTGACATTGTGTTTGGTACACTCGCTACACTTATTGGCGCTTTTGGCTCCTATGCACTTAGAAAGCATAAATTTCTTGTTCCACTACCTCCAATCATAGCAAATGCGGTTATCATACCTTGGGTACTACGCTTTGCTTACTTTGAAACTGCCCCAATTCCTTTTATGATGGCAACGGTTGGTTTTGGTCAAGTTATTTCTTGCGGTGTTTTAGGTCTTGCATTACTTTTTGCACTAGACAAATATAAACATATAATTTTTCACACAAGTTCAGCACAATCGTAG